One Nocardioides luti DNA window includes the following coding sequences:
- a CDS encoding GNAT family N-acetyltransferase: MSGLALRPMTDDEYADFLARLTREYAAEHTAAGNWPADEALERSRSELAQLLPDGPRTTGHDLLLAVVDDEVVGHVWIDHGGRPGGRRGAFLFDIELVEAARGRGLGRALLAATEARVREAGGDSLTLNVFGHNTVARHLYETAGYEVVTENRRKQLS; encoded by the coding sequence ATGAGCGGGCTGGCGCTGCGTCCGATGACGGACGACGAGTACGCCGACTTCCTGGCGCGGCTCACCCGCGAGTACGCCGCCGAGCACACCGCCGCGGGCAACTGGCCGGCCGACGAGGCGCTCGAGCGGTCGCGCTCGGAGCTCGCGCAGCTGCTGCCGGACGGGCCCCGCACGACCGGGCACGACCTGCTGCTCGCGGTCGTGGACGACGAGGTCGTCGGCCACGTGTGGATCGACCACGGGGGCCGGCCGGGTGGCCGACGCGGCGCCTTCCTCTTCGACATCGAGCTCGTCGAGGCCGCCCGTGGCCGCGGCCTCGGACGGGCGCTGCTCGCCGCGACCGAGGCGCGGGTGCGGGAGGCGGGTGGCGACTCGCTCACGCTCAACGTCTTCGGCCACAACACGGTGGCCCGGCACCTCTACGAGACTGCCGGCTACGAGGTCGTCACCGAGAACCGTCGCAAGCAGCTCTCCTGA
- the deoC gene encoding deoxyribose-phosphate aldolase, whose protein sequence is MTSTPTTTATAPAADFTDITRSDATLRRFLHGLPGVDQVGAEARAAGLGTRSIKTTAKAFAIDLAIRMVDLTTLEGADTHGKVRALAAKAMHPDPADPSCPMTAAVCVYPDMVATAKEVLGDSGVHVAAVATAFPSGRAALDIKLADTRDAVEAGADEIDMVIDRGAFLSGRYKDVYDEIVAVREACGAAHLKVIFETGELQTYDNVRRASWLAMMAGGHFIKTSTGKVQPAATLPVTLVMLEAVRDFREATGQMVGVKPAGGIRSTKDAIKYLVMVNEIAGQDWLDPDWFRFGASTLLNDLLMQRTKMTTGRYSGPDYFTLD, encoded by the coding sequence GTGACAAGCACCCCCACCACCACGGCAACGGCGCCGGCGGCGGACTTCACGGACATCACTCGTTCGGATGCCACGCTGCGGCGCTTCCTCCACGGCCTCCCCGGCGTCGACCAGGTCGGCGCGGAGGCCCGCGCGGCCGGCCTCGGCACACGCTCGATCAAGACGACGGCGAAGGCCTTCGCGATCGACCTCGCGATCCGGATGGTCGACCTGACGACGCTCGAGGGCGCCGATACCCACGGCAAGGTCCGCGCGCTCGCCGCCAAGGCGATGCACCCCGACCCGGCCGACCCCTCGTGCCCGATGACGGCCGCCGTGTGCGTCTACCCCGACATGGTGGCGACCGCCAAGGAGGTCCTGGGCGACAGCGGCGTGCACGTGGCCGCCGTCGCGACCGCCTTCCCGAGCGGCCGGGCGGCCCTCGACATCAAGCTGGCCGACACCCGCGACGCCGTCGAGGCCGGCGCCGACGAGATCGACATGGTCATCGACCGCGGCGCGTTCCTCTCGGGCCGCTACAAGGACGTGTACGACGAGATCGTCGCCGTCCGCGAGGCCTGCGGCGCGGCCCACCTGAAGGTCATCTTCGAGACCGGCGAGCTGCAGACCTACGACAACGTCCGCCGCGCCAGCTGGCTCGCCATGATGGCGGGCGGCCACTTCATCAAGACCTCGACCGGCAAGGTGCAGCCCGCCGCGACCCTGCCCGTCACGCTCGTGATGCTCGAGGCGGTCCGCGACTTCCGCGAGGCCACCGGCCAGATGGTCGGGGTCAAGCCCGCGGGCGGGATCCGCTCGACCAAGGACGCGATCAAGTACCTCGTCATGGTCAACGAGATCGCCGGCCAGGACTGGCTCGACCCGGACTGGTTCCGCTTCGGCGCCTCCACGCTGCTCAACGACCTGCTCATGCAGCGCACCAAGATGACGACCGGTCGCTACTCCGGTCCCGACTACTTCACCCTGGACTGA
- a CDS encoding MerR family transcriptional regulator codes for MSPTTGLSIAEAAERTGLSADTLRYYERDGLMLEAVGRSATGHRRYSDSDLRWIHMVTCLRATGMPIRDVRRYGDLVRQGEGTEASRLDFLRLHRQHVLAQLAEVQEHLGAIDKKIGIYEDKVLREGLDLERAPSV; via the coding sequence ATGAGCCCCACGACCGGACTGAGCATCGCCGAGGCCGCCGAGCGGACCGGCCTGAGCGCCGACACGCTGCGCTACTACGAGCGCGACGGGCTGATGCTCGAGGCCGTCGGCCGGTCCGCGACCGGGCACCGGCGCTACTCCGACTCCGACCTGCGCTGGATCCACATGGTCACCTGCCTGCGCGCGACCGGGATGCCGATCCGCGACGTGCGCCGCTACGGCGACCTGGTCCGCCAGGGCGAGGGCACCGAGGCCTCCCGCCTCGACTTCCTGCGCCTGCACCGCCAGCACGTCCTCGCCCAGCTGGCGGAGGTCCAGGAGCACCTGGGCGCGATCGACAAGAAGATCGGCATCTACGAGGACAAGGTGCTGCGCGAGGGCCTTGACCTGGAGCGCGCTCCAAGCGTTTGA
- a CDS encoding ATP-binding protein has product MRARVIVLAGPSGAGKSRLAERTGLPVLRLDDFYKNGDDPTLPRITEGANAGIVDWDVPASWLLEDALATLEELCRAGRAEVPIYEIAQDGRCGSRTLDLAGHDLFVAEGIFAQEVVPACREAGLLAAAYCVRQHPVVTFWRRLTRDLREHRKPPLVLVRRGLALLRDQRRVVAGAVARGCEPVTPDAAFAAIRALARPGGSPAGSAGVGS; this is encoded by the coding sequence ATGCGCGCGCGGGTGATCGTCCTGGCCGGCCCCTCCGGGGCCGGCAAGTCGCGACTCGCGGAGCGCACCGGTTTGCCGGTGCTGCGGCTCGACGACTTCTACAAGAACGGCGACGACCCGACGCTGCCCCGGATCACCGAGGGCGCCAACGCCGGCATCGTCGACTGGGACGTGCCCGCGTCGTGGCTGCTCGAGGACGCCCTGGCCACGCTCGAGGAGCTGTGCCGTGCGGGCCGGGCCGAGGTGCCGATCTACGAGATCGCCCAGGACGGACGCTGCGGCTCCCGGACGCTGGACCTGGCCGGGCACGACCTGTTCGTCGCGGAGGGGATCTTCGCCCAGGAGGTCGTGCCTGCGTGCCGGGAGGCCGGGCTGCTCGCCGCGGCGTACTGCGTGCGCCAGCACCCCGTCGTCACCTTCTGGCGCCGGCTGACCCGCGACCTGCGCGAGCACCGCAAGCCCCCGCTCGTGCTGGTGCGGCGCGGCCTGGCGCTGCTGCGCGACCAGCGGCGGGTGGTGGCCGGTGCGGTCGCCCGGGGCTGCGAGCCGGTCACCCCGGACGCGGCGTTCGCGGCGATCCGGGCGCTGGCGCGGCCGGGCGGCTCCCCCGCCGGCTCGGCGGGCGTCGGGTCGTGA
- a CDS encoding adenosine deaminase — protein MTATTDATVPTRDQVLRAPKVLLHDHLDGGLRPQTIIDLAAECGHPLPADDADALAAWFAESADSGSLVRYLETFDHTVAVMQSGPAIARVARECVEDLAADGVVYAEIRYAPEQHVEGGLTLDEVVAAVQQGFDEATAAAGGRIVVRQLLTAMRHQARSMEIAELAVAWRGRGVAGFDIAGAEAGYPPTRHLDAFEYLQRENSHFTIHAGEAFGLPSIWQAIQWCGADRLGHGVRIIDDITVADDGSVELGRLAAYVRDKRIPLEMCPASNIQTGAAASIAEHPIGLLTRLRFRVTVNTDNRLMSGTSMTAEMWALVEAFGYTLDDLRWFTINAMKSAFLPFDERLAIIDGVVKPGYAALAAEG, from the coding sequence ATGACCGCCACGACGGACGCTACCGTCCCCACCCGCGACCAGGTGCTCAGGGCGCCGAAGGTGCTGCTGCACGACCACCTCGACGGAGGCCTGCGGCCGCAGACGATCATCGACCTCGCGGCCGAGTGCGGGCACCCGCTGCCGGCCGACGACGCGGACGCGCTGGCCGCGTGGTTCGCCGAGTCCGCGGACTCCGGCTCGCTGGTCCGCTACCTCGAGACGTTCGACCACACGGTGGCCGTCATGCAGTCCGGACCGGCCATCGCCCGGGTCGCCCGCGAGTGCGTGGAGGACCTCGCCGCCGACGGGGTGGTGTACGCCGAGATCCGCTACGCCCCCGAGCAGCACGTCGAGGGCGGCCTCACGCTGGACGAGGTCGTCGCGGCGGTGCAGCAGGGCTTCGACGAGGCCACGGCGGCCGCGGGCGGGCGGATCGTCGTACGCCAGCTGCTCACCGCCATGCGCCACCAGGCGCGCTCGATGGAGATCGCGGAGCTCGCGGTCGCCTGGCGCGGGCGCGGCGTCGCCGGCTTCGACATCGCGGGGGCGGAGGCGGGCTATCCGCCCACCCGGCACCTCGACGCGTTCGAGTACCTCCAGCGCGAGAACTCCCACTTCACGATCCACGCGGGCGAGGCCTTCGGGCTGCCGTCGATCTGGCAGGCGATCCAGTGGTGCGGGGCCGACCGGCTCGGCCACGGCGTCCGCATCATCGACGACATCACCGTCGCCGACGACGGCTCGGTCGAGCTGGGCCGGCTCGCGGCGTACGTCCGCGACAAGCGGATCCCGCTCGAGATGTGCCCCGCCTCCAACATCCAGACCGGGGCGGCGGCCTCGATCGCCGAGCACCCGATCGGGCTGCTGACCCGGCTGCGGTTCCGCGTCACCGTCAACACCGACAACCGCCTGATGAGCGGCACCTCGATGACCGCGGAGATGTGGGCGCTGGTGGAGGCGTTCGGCTACACGCTCGACGACCTGCGCTGGTTCACCATCAACGCGATGAAGTCGGCCTTCCTGCCGTTCGACGAGCGCCTCGCGATCATCGACGGGGTCGTGAAGCCGGGGTACGCCGCGCTGGCGGCCGAAGGATGA
- a CDS encoding HEAT repeat domain-containing protein: MTPSLPPPTDRDLPLGVLVAELVALVGEPAVVRVCLDLLGGARREDHVDELGYLTGLSFAPGEPTLDESSWKPYWTRSWGARGLLYAWEDSAAPAVVVGLDDEHWRVAETCLKVATRRELGEAGPGAVRLLGHELDRVRAQALRTLGAAGDTEHVEAVRALLHDPHPDVRRQAGRALERMGARLDLPA; encoded by the coding sequence GTGACCCCCTCCCTGCCGCCCCCGACCGACCGCGACCTCCCGCTCGGGGTGCTGGTCGCGGAGCTGGTCGCCCTGGTCGGCGAGCCGGCCGTGGTCCGGGTCTGTCTCGACCTGCTCGGGGGGGCCCGTCGCGAGGACCACGTCGACGAGCTGGGCTACCTCACCGGGCTCAGCTTCGCGCCGGGGGAGCCGACCCTGGACGAGTCCAGTTGGAAGCCCTACTGGACCCGGTCCTGGGGTGCGCGCGGGCTGCTGTACGCCTGGGAGGACAGCGCCGCCCCGGCCGTCGTCGTGGGTCTCGACGACGAGCACTGGCGGGTCGCCGAGACCTGCCTCAAGGTCGCGACGCGCCGGGAGCTGGGCGAGGCCGGCCCCGGTGCCGTGCGCTTGCTCGGGCACGAACTCGACCGGGTCCGTGCGCAGGCGCTGCGGACCCTGGGCGCAGCCGGCGACACCGAGCACGTCGAGGCCGTCCGGGCGCTGCTGCACGACCCGCACCCCGACGTACGCCGTCAGGCCGGTCGGGCGCTGGAGCGGATGGGAGCGCGGCTCGACCTGCCCGCGTGA
- a CDS encoding phospho-sugar mutase, with translation MTTPDVTALLERARAWAAEDPDPQTRSELEAIVEGVEAGGDATDLADRFDGTLEFGTAGLRGALGPGSNRMNRVVVTRAAAGLAAYLRAEGAPREATVVIGYDARHNSDVFARDTAEVMTGAGFKAHVLPRPLPTPLLAFAIRELGCVAGVMVTASHNPPEDNGYKVYLGDGSQIVPPADAGIAAAIAAVGALADVPRGPAGTVQDEHLVDRYLDTVADLAVDGPRDLDIVYTPLHGVGGASVVQVLETAGFDAPRVVSQQEQPDPDFPTVAFPNPEEPGAMDLAMALADAQGADLVVANDPDADRCAAAVPGPHGWRMLRGDEVGALLAAHLLAAGKQGTYATSIVSSSLLGKMAAAAGQPYVETLTGFKWIGRVENLAFGYEEALGYCVDPEHVRDKDGVSALLLLCELAASAKAEGRGLTDLLDDIAREHGLHATDQLSVRVSDLGEIAAAMQRLRATPPTSLGGLAVEGVDDLAEGSADLPPTEGLRYRLADGARVIVRPSGTEPKLKCYLEVVVPVHPEDGVEAARIAAVGRLDALRGGIKAAAGI, from the coding sequence ATGACGACACCTGACGTGACCGCCCTCCTGGAGCGTGCGCGGGCCTGGGCCGCGGAGGACCCCGACCCGCAGACCCGCAGCGAGCTGGAGGCGATCGTCGAGGGGGTCGAGGCCGGCGGGGACGCCACCGACCTGGCCGACCGCTTCGACGGCACGCTGGAGTTCGGCACGGCCGGCCTGCGCGGCGCCCTCGGACCCGGCTCCAACCGGATGAACCGGGTCGTCGTCACGCGCGCGGCCGCTGGGCTGGCGGCGTACCTCCGCGCCGAGGGTGCGCCCCGCGAGGCCACCGTCGTGATCGGGTACGACGCCCGCCACAACTCCGACGTCTTCGCCCGCGACACCGCCGAGGTGATGACCGGCGCCGGCTTCAAGGCCCACGTCCTCCCCCGCCCGCTGCCCACCCCGCTGCTGGCCTTCGCGATCCGCGAGCTGGGCTGCGTCGCGGGCGTCATGGTGACCGCGAGCCACAACCCACCGGAGGACAACGGCTACAAGGTCTACCTCGGCGACGGCAGCCAGATCGTGCCGCCCGCCGACGCCGGGATCGCCGCGGCGATCGCCGCCGTGGGCGCTCTGGCCGACGTGCCGCGCGGACCGGCCGGCACGGTGCAGGACGAGCACCTCGTCGACCGCTACCTCGACACCGTCGCCGACCTCGCCGTCGACGGCCCGCGCGACCTCGACATCGTCTACACGCCTCTGCACGGCGTGGGCGGCGCCTCGGTGGTCCAGGTGCTCGAGACGGCTGGCTTCGACGCCCCTCGCGTGGTCAGCCAGCAGGAGCAGCCCGACCCCGACTTCCCCACCGTGGCCTTCCCCAACCCCGAGGAGCCCGGCGCGATGGACCTCGCGATGGCGCTCGCGGACGCCCAGGGCGCCGACCTGGTCGTGGCCAACGACCCCGACGCCGACCGGTGCGCCGCCGCCGTCCCCGGCCCGCACGGCTGGCGGATGCTGCGCGGCGACGAGGTGGGGGCACTGCTCGCCGCGCACCTCCTGGCGGCCGGCAAGCAGGGCACCTACGCCACCTCGATCGTCTCCTCGTCGCTGCTCGGCAAGATGGCCGCCGCCGCCGGGCAGCCGTACGTCGAGACGCTCACCGGCTTCAAGTGGATCGGGCGCGTCGAGAACCTCGCCTTCGGCTACGAGGAGGCGCTGGGCTACTGCGTCGACCCCGAGCACGTGCGCGACAAGGACGGCGTCTCCGCGCTGCTGCTGCTCTGCGAGCTGGCCGCCTCGGCGAAGGCCGAGGGTCGCGGGCTCACCGACCTCCTCGACGACATCGCGCGCGAGCACGGGCTGCACGCCACCGACCAGCTCTCCGTGCGGGTCAGCGACCTCGGCGAGATCGCCGCGGCCATGCAGCGCCTGCGCGCCACCCCGCCGACCTCCCTCGGTGGCCTGGCCGTCGAGGGGGTCGACGACCTGGCCGAGGGCTCGGCGGACCTGCCGCCCACGGAGGGCCTGCGCTACCGCCTGGCGGACGGCGCCCGCGTGATCGTGCGGCCGAGCGGCACCGAGCCCAAGCTGAAGTGCTACCTCGAGGTCGTCGTCCCGGTGCACCCCGAGGACGGCGTCGAGGCCGCCCGGATCGCCGCCGTGGGTCGCCTGGACGCCCTGCGCGGCGGGATCAAGGCCGCCGCCGGGATCTGA
- a CDS encoding aldehyde dehydrogenase family protein, translating into MSSPFEYAPAPESRAIVDIKPSYGLFVNGEFVDGHGTSFKTISPSTEEVLSEVAEADDADVDLAVKAARRAHTRVWGRMPGRERAKYLYRIARIIQERGRELAVLESIDNGKPIKEARDVDVPTAAAHFFYYAGWADKLEYSGYGTTPLGVAGQVIPWNFPLLMLAWKIAPALACGNTVVLKPAETTPLTALLFAEICQQADLPPGVVNIVTGAGDTGRALVAHPDVDKVAFTGSTDVGRAIAKAVAGSSKKVTLELGGKAANIVFDDAPIDQAVEGIVTGIFFNQGHVCCAGSRLLVQESVADEVLERLKRRVSTLRVGDPLDKNTDIGAINSAEQLARITELSDLGEAEGAGRWSPACELPERGFWFPPTIFTNVTQAHRIAREEIFGPVLSVLTFRTPSEAVEKANNTPYGLSAGVWTDKGSLILHMANQLRAGVVWANTFNKFDPTSPFGGYKESGYGREGGRHGLEAYLKGASA; encoded by the coding sequence ATGAGCTCCCCCTTCGAGTACGCCCCCGCCCCCGAGTCGCGCGCGATCGTCGACATCAAGCCGTCGTACGGCCTGTTCGTCAACGGCGAGTTCGTCGACGGCCACGGCACGTCCTTCAAGACCATCAGCCCCTCCACCGAGGAGGTGCTGTCCGAGGTCGCCGAGGCGGACGACGCCGACGTCGACCTCGCCGTGAAGGCCGCGCGTCGCGCCCACACCCGCGTCTGGGGCCGGATGCCTGGCCGCGAGCGCGCGAAGTACCTCTACCGGATCGCCCGGATCATCCAGGAGCGCGGCCGCGAGCTCGCCGTCCTGGAGTCGATCGACAACGGCAAGCCGATCAAGGAGGCCCGCGACGTCGACGTCCCGACGGCCGCGGCGCACTTCTTCTACTACGCCGGCTGGGCCGACAAGCTGGAGTACTCCGGCTACGGCACCACGCCCCTCGGTGTGGCCGGCCAGGTCATCCCGTGGAACTTCCCGCTGCTGATGCTCGCGTGGAAGATCGCCCCGGCCCTGGCCTGCGGCAACACCGTCGTGCTCAAGCCCGCCGAGACCACCCCGCTGACCGCGCTGCTCTTCGCGGAGATCTGCCAGCAGGCCGACCTCCCGCCGGGCGTCGTCAACATCGTCACCGGCGCCGGTGACACCGGCCGCGCGCTGGTCGCCCACCCCGACGTCGACAAGGTCGCCTTCACCGGGTCCACCGACGTCGGCCGCGCGATCGCCAAGGCCGTCGCGGGCTCGAGCAAGAAGGTCACCCTCGAGCTCGGCGGCAAGGCCGCCAACATCGTCTTCGACGACGCCCCCATCGACCAGGCGGTCGAGGGCATCGTGACGGGCATCTTCTTCAACCAGGGCCACGTCTGCTGCGCCGGCTCGCGCCTGCTCGTGCAGGAGTCCGTCGCCGACGAGGTGCTCGAGCGGCTCAAGCGCCGGGTCTCGACCCTGCGCGTCGGCGACCCGCTCGACAAGAACACCGACATCGGGGCGATCAACTCCGCCGAGCAGCTGGCCCGGATCACCGAGCTCAGCGACCTCGGCGAGGCCGAGGGCGCGGGCCGCTGGTCCCCCGCCTGCGAGCTCCCGGAGCGGGGCTTCTGGTTCCCCCCGACGATCTTCACCAACGTCACCCAGGCGCACCGGATCGCCCGCGAGGAGATCTTCGGCCCCGTGCTGTCCGTGCTGACCTTCCGCACGCCGTCCGAGGCGGTCGAGAAGGCCAACAACACGCCGTACGGCCTCTCCGCCGGCGTCTGGACCGACAAGGGGTCGCTGATCCTGCACATGGCCAATCAGCTCCGCGCCGGCGTCGTGTGGGCTAACACGTTCAACAAGTTCGACCCGACCAGCCCCTTCGGCGGCTACAAGGAGTCGGGCTACGGCCGCGAGGGTGGCCGCCACGGCCTCGAGGCCTACCTGAAGGGAGCCTCGGCATGA
- a CDS encoding DUF3592 domain-containing protein, with translation MTVHVLASALLLGAGAVFLLGAGLLFLRGLRQRRFAAGFRASAVEVLAEVLSLEAKDVSLTTNPETLYFPVVSFTTAEGRAVTAECLTGVPAPPPPVGQQVAVRYDPQHPERVEVLDDAEGPVSAALTSFLLARVLLGLAVAMPLAWLVLVFVVWTS, from the coding sequence GTGACCGTCCACGTCCTGGCCTCCGCCCTGCTGCTGGGGGCGGGTGCCGTCTTCCTCCTCGGTGCGGGGCTGCTGTTCCTGCGCGGCCTGCGCCAGCGCCGCTTCGCGGCCGGCTTTCGGGCGAGCGCGGTCGAGGTGCTGGCCGAGGTGCTGTCGCTCGAGGCCAAGGACGTGAGCCTCACGACGAACCCGGAGACGCTGTACTTCCCGGTGGTCTCCTTCACCACCGCCGAGGGCCGCGCGGTCACCGCCGAGTGCCTGACCGGCGTGCCGGCCCCGCCGCCCCCGGTGGGTCAGCAGGTCGCCGTCCGCTACGACCCGCAGCACCCCGAGCGCGTCGAGGTCCTCGACGACGCCGAGGGTCCGGTGAGCGCCGCGCTCACGTCGTTCCTCCTCGCCCGGGTCCTGCTCGGGCTCGCGGTCGCCATGCCGCTCGCCTGGCTGGTGCTGGTCTTCGTGGTGTGGACGTCCTGA
- a CDS encoding aldehyde dehydrogenase family protein, with the protein MSRIDVRKTYKLFIGGAFPRSESGYSYVVHDSKGAFVANAALASRKDARDAVVAARKAFGGWSSRTAYNRAQIVYRIAEVMEDRRPQFVDAVRQSEGLSAARAEKVLDEAIDRLVWYAGWADKITQVVGGANPVAGPFFNLSTPEPTGVVAVLAPQDSSLLGLVSVVAPAIVTGNTVVVVSSYARPLPAVTFSEVLATSDLPGGVVNILTGSAATVAPWLASHMDVNAIDLTGVAGDTELATSLEVAAADNLKRVRRAPAAEPDWSADPGTDAMTAFLETKTVWHPIGV; encoded by the coding sequence ATGAGCCGCATCGACGTCCGCAAGACCTACAAGCTGTTCATCGGCGGCGCCTTCCCGCGCTCGGAGTCCGGCTACTCCTACGTCGTCCACGACTCGAAGGGTGCGTTCGTGGCCAACGCGGCACTCGCCTCCCGCAAGGACGCCCGCGACGCGGTCGTCGCCGCCCGCAAGGCCTTCGGGGGCTGGTCCTCGCGTACGGCGTACAACCGCGCGCAGATCGTCTACCGCATCGCCGAGGTCATGGAGGACCGTCGCCCGCAGTTCGTCGACGCCGTCCGCCAGTCCGAGGGGCTGAGCGCCGCCCGCGCCGAGAAGGTGCTCGACGAGGCCATCGACCGGCTCGTCTGGTACGCCGGCTGGGCCGACAAGATCACCCAGGTCGTCGGGGGCGCCAACCCCGTCGCCGGGCCGTTCTTCAACCTCTCGACGCCCGAGCCGACCGGGGTCGTGGCCGTCCTCGCCCCCCAGGACTCCTCGCTGCTCGGTCTCGTGAGCGTGGTCGCGCCGGCCATCGTCACCGGGAACACGGTCGTCGTGGTGTCGTCGTACGCCCGTCCGCTGCCGGCCGTGACCTTCTCCGAGGTGCTCGCGACCTCCGACCTGCCCGGCGGCGTCGTCAACATCCTCACCGGCTCGGCGGCGACCGTCGCGCCGTGGCTGGCCTCGCACATGGACGTCAACGCGATCGACCTCACCGGCGTCGCCGGCGACACCGAGCTCGCGACGTCGCTCGAGGTGGCCGCGGCCGACAACCTCAAGCGCGTCCGTCGCGCGCCGGCCGCCGAGCCCGACTGGAGCGCCGACCCCGGCACCGACGCGATGACGGCGTTCCTCGAGACGAAGACGGTCTGGCACCCGATCGGGGTGTGA
- a CDS encoding aldo/keto reductase — MSLQQRTLGTTSPLTVSALGLGCMGMSEFYGTGDEATGIATIQRALDLGVTFLDTADMYGPFTNERLVGQAIADRRDEVQLATKFGNERLPDGTRVGINGSPEYVVAACDASLQRLGVDHLDLYYQHRVDQSVPIEETVGAMAGLVEAGKVRHLGLSEASAATIRRAHATHPITALQTEYSLFTRDLEDEILATIRELGIGLVPYSPLGRGILTGAITSPDALDDHDSRRSAYFPRFSGDNLDANLALVEKVRALATEHGCTPGQLALAWVLAQGDDVAPIPGTKRVTYLEENVGATAVELSADDLTALERAVPRDAVAGARYGDMSSIDT, encoded by the coding sequence ATGAGCCTTCAGCAACGCACCCTCGGCACCACCTCCCCCCTCACCGTCTCCGCGCTCGGCCTCGGCTGCATGGGCATGTCGGAGTTCTACGGCACCGGCGACGAGGCCACCGGCATCGCGACCATCCAGCGCGCGCTGGACCTGGGCGTCACCTTCCTCGACACCGCCGACATGTACGGCCCCTTCACCAACGAGCGCCTCGTCGGCCAGGCCATCGCCGACCGCCGCGACGAGGTCCAGCTCGCCACCAAGTTCGGCAACGAGCGGCTGCCCGACGGCACCCGGGTCGGCATCAACGGCAGTCCGGAGTACGTCGTGGCCGCCTGCGACGCCTCGCTCCAGCGGCTCGGGGTCGACCACCTCGACCTCTACTACCAGCACCGCGTCGACCAGTCCGTCCCGATCGAGGAGACCGTCGGCGCGATGGCCGGGCTGGTCGAGGCCGGCAAGGTCCGCCACCTCGGGCTCTCCGAGGCCTCGGCCGCCACGATCCGCCGCGCGCACGCCACGCACCCGATCACCGCTCTGCAGACGGAGTACTCCCTCTTCACGCGCGACCTCGAGGACGAGATCCTCGCGACGATCCGCGAGCTCGGCATCGGCCTGGTGCCGTACTCGCCCCTGGGCCGCGGCATCCTGACCGGCGCGATCACCAGCCCGGACGCCCTCGACGACCACGACTCGCGACGCTCGGCGTACTTCCCCCGCTTCTCCGGCGACAACCTCGACGCCAACCTCGCGCTGGTCGAGAAGGTCCGGGCGCTCGCGACCGAGCACGGCTGCACGCCGGGCCAGCTCGCGCTGGCGTGGGTGCTCGCCCAGGGCGACGACGTCGCCCCGATCCCCGGCACCAAGCGGGTGACCTACCTCGAGGAGAACGTCGGCGCCACCGCCGTCGAGCTCTCCGCCGACGACCTCACGGCGCTCGAGCGGGCGGTCCCGCGCGACGCGGTCGCCGGCGCGCGGTACGGCGACATGAGCTCGATCGACACCTGA
- a CDS encoding NUDIX hydrolase, with protein METLSSTERFANPWLAVREDVVRLPDGGTGTRTVVTGPDIALVVALDGDRVHLVEQHRHPVGGRRWELPSGSLDERDADAVAAAARELREETGLVAGTLTPLGTLEMSPSTLDQRCRVFLATDLTAGAPAPDPEEQDLRSAWFARAEVEQMARDGRLSDAKSLAAYALLLLHERATPS; from the coding sequence GTGGAGACGCTGAGCAGCACCGAGAGGTTCGCCAACCCGTGGCTCGCCGTGCGGGAGGACGTCGTCCGGCTGCCCGACGGCGGCACCGGCACCCGGACCGTGGTGACCGGCCCCGACATCGCGCTGGTCGTCGCGCTCGACGGCGACCGGGTGCACCTGGTCGAGCAGCACCGCCACCCGGTGGGCGGCCGGCGCTGGGAGCTGCCGTCCGGGTCCCTCGACGAGCGGGACGCCGACGCCGTCGCGGCGGCTGCCCGGGAGCTGCGCGAGGAGACCGGGCTGGTCGCCGGCACGCTCACCCCGCTCGGCACGCTCGAGATGTCGCCCAGCACGCTCGACCAGCGCTGCCGGGTGTTCCTGGCGACCGACCTCACCGCGGGCGCGCCGGCGCCGGACCCCGAGGAGCAGGACCTGCGGTCGGCGTGGTTCGCCCGCGCCGAGGTGGAGCAGATGGCGCGGGACGGTCGGCTCAGCGACGCGAAGTCGCTGGCGGCGTACGCCCTCCTGCTGCTGCACGAGCGCGCGACGCCGTCCTGA